The genomic region GAAAGGGAGTCAATAATTTTATCCATAATTCTGAAACATTTTACACTCCAAGATTTGCTGAAACATAACACCCAAATCAGAGTTGAAAATCCAAATGTATAGCCCATTCCCATTCCCACATCCCACCATATATCTTCCTCCAATACTTCTTTATTTTTTTCATCATCACTGGAAGAAGCAATATGATTTTCTGAACATGACACATTGATTTGTAGGCCACATAGATCTAAATTGTtggaaaatgatgaagaatcaaATGTCATCATTTGTCCTCCTTGCGGTATCACTCCTGATAGATTATTATGAGACACATCAAAGTAGCTCAAATATGTAAGATATTGCAGCTCAGCAGGAAACACCCCAGACAATTCATTTTTGGAAAGATCAAGTGATTCTAGCTGTACCATACTTCCCAAAGATTTTGGAATCTCGCCGCTGAATTGATTTCTTGAAACATTTAGAATTATCAATCCTTTGAGGGATTCAATATCCCAAGGTATTTTACCTGATAAATTGTTGTATGATAGATCAAGACATTTTACTAATCTCAAAGTTCTCGCATACTCCATATCTTGTGCTTTGTTCTTAATGATTATGCTATCTATATAAATCCTACCAACATTTGTAGTATTTAATTCAATAGTTTCTGTATTTTCTGTCTGATTTGCCATTGCACTCGACTTCATAAAACCACTTGGAATAATGCCTGAAAATTTGTTGCTTGACATATCCAATATCTGAAGATTTTGCAAACTGGATAGTTCTGATGGTATTTGCCCAACAAATATATTCGACTTTAATACTAGGATGCGAAGCCTTTTCAATTTTTCAATCCAAGTAGAAATGCCCCCATGAATATTGTTATTCCTCAGATCTAAGATTTCCAAAGAACTACAATTTCCAAGAGATGATGGTATATTCCCTCTTAGCCCATTGAGACCAAGTTTCAATGTTTCTAGATAAGTCATATTCCCAAATATACTAGGAATTGTGCCCTTGAGATCATTATTTTCTAGATTTAACATGGACAAGCTAGAGCATTGATCTAAACTTGAGGGAATCCTACCTTTAAGCCTATTATTTGACAAGTCTAAAATTTGCAAATTTCTTGACTCACAAATAGAATGTGGAATGACACCACTCAAATTGTTTTTCGACAATGATAGAAATGAAAGACCTTGTCCATATTTACCAATTCCTGATGGAATGGGTCCTTCAAATAGATTCTCTGAAAGATCTAAGAAGTTCACATTTTGTAGAGGGAGGGGAATATTTCCTTGTAACTGATTATTATGCAGATCAATAGTTGAGATTTGACGATAATTATTTTCAAAACCAGGCAGCTTCAAGGGTAAATTACCTACAAATTGGTTACAAGAGAGGTTGAGATAATTAAGGGGCATAGAATCCCATATCCAATTAGGAATATTTCCATTGAGAGAGTTTTGAGACAAATCTAGTGAGCGTAAGAAGTATTGGGTTGAAATGAAAGCTGGAAAACCCCCTTGTATATTACAAGATCCCAAATATAAGTATTGAAGTTGAAAATTGGGAATATAAGTGTCATTGGCTTTTATAGTCAACATATTCCTTGAAAGATATAATCTTTGAATATTGGGTATTTTATCAAAAAAAGAAAACGTGTAATCTCCCCTTAGTTTGTTGTTGCTAAGATCAAGTTGTGTGAGTTTGGTGAGGTTACCTAAGGAGGTTGGAATTGTACCATTCAAAGAGTTATAACCCAAGGCAAGATATGTGAGCTTTGACAGCTTGCCCAAAGATGTTGGGATGGTGCCACTCAAAGAGTTGGAGCTCAAGATAAGATATGTGAGCTTTGACAGCTCACCCAAAGATGTTGGGATGGTGCCACTCAAAGAGTTAGAGCTCAAGACAAGATATGTGAGCTTTGACAGCTCACCCAAAGATGTTGGGATGGTGCCACTCAAAGAGTTAGAGCTCAAGACAAGATATGTGAGCTTTGACAGCTCACCCAAAGATGTTGGGATGGTACCATTCAGAGAGTTATAACCCAAGTCAAGATATGTGAGCTTTGATAGCTTGCCCAAAGATGTTGTGATGGTGCCACTCAAAGAGTTTGAACTCAAGGCAAGATATGTGAGCTTTGATAGCTCACCCAAAGATGTTGGGATGGTGCCACTCAAAGAGTTTGAACTTAGATCACAATATCTGAGCTTTGACAGCTTACCCAAGAAGCTTGGGATTGTACCATTCAAAGAGTTTTGACTCaaatcaagatatgcaagatttgATAGCTTACCCAAAGATGTAGGGATGGTACCACTAAAAGAGTCTTCACTTAGGATAAGATGTGTAAGTTTGGAGAGGTTACCTAAGAAGGTTGGGATTGTACCACTCAAAGAGTAATACCTGAGCTCAAAATATGTGAGATTTGACAACTCACCCAAAGACGTTGGAATTGTGCCATTCAAATTGTCTCCAGTTAGGACAAGATGTGTGAGCTTGGAGAGGTTGCCCAAAAATGCTGGAAATGTACCATTCAAAGAGCTAGAACTCAA from Cryptomeria japonica chromosome 3, Sugi_1.0, whole genome shotgun sequence harbors:
- the LOC131049121 gene encoding receptor-like protein 12; this translates as MMMMWVLLLVLIMPFSSACHADERNSLLDFKQGLNFTSSFNTLQSWKGSNCCSWEGITCHPITAHVISLDLSPQSLNASWDRTKFWPFISWTELRGGLFQLRHLERFNFTANAVDPPLAIPSQFHKLNNLRYLSLYDSNFSGQIPKEIGYMSSLTYLDLYYNFLNGTIPTSLGNLSELIYLDLSWNSLSDIIPTSLNKLSKLTFVGLSSSSLNGTFPAFLGNLSKLTHLVLTGDNLNGTIPTSLGELSNLTYFELRYYSLSGTIPTFLGNLSKLTHLILSEDSFSGTIPTSLGKLSNLAYLDLSQNSLNGTIPSFLGKLSKLRYCDLSSNSLSGTIPTSLGELSKLTYLALSSNSLSGTITTSLGKLSKLTYLDLGYNSLNGTIPTSLGELSKLTYLVLSSNSLSGTIPTSLGELSKLTYLVLSSNSLSGTIPTSLGELSKLTYLILSSNSLSGTIPTSLGKLSKLTYLALGYNSLNGTIPTSLGNLTKLTQLDLSNNKLRGDYTFSFFDKIPNIQRLYLSRNMLTIKANDTYIPNFQLQYLYLGSCNIQGGFPAFISTQYFLRSLDLSQNSLNGNIPNWIWDSMPLNYLNLSCNQFVGNLPLKLPGFENNYRQISTIDLHNNQLQGNIPLPLQNVNFLDLSENLFEGPIPSGIGKYGQGLSFLSLSKNNLSGVIPHSICESRNLQILDLSNNRLKGRIPSSLDQCSSLSMLNLENNDLKGTIPSIFGNMTYLETLKLGLNGLRGNIPSSLGNCSSLEILDLRNNNIHGGISTWIEKLKRLRILVLKSNIFVGQIPSELSSLQNLQILDMSSNKFSGIIPSGFMKSSAMANQTENTETIELNTTNVGRIYIDSIIIKNKAQDMEYARTLRLVKCLDLSYNNLSGKIPWDIESLKGLIILNVSRNQFSGEIPKSLGSMVQLESLDLSKNELSGVFPAELQYLTYLSYFDVSHNNLSGVIPQGGQMMTFDSSSFSNNLDLCGLQINVSCSENHIASSSDDEKNKEVLEEDIWWDVGMGMGYTFGFSTLIWVLCFSKSWSVKCFRIMDKIIDSLSQTFKEKLYCTK